Proteins from a single region of Salipiger sp. H15:
- a CDS encoding TRAP transporter substrate-binding protein, protein MINKTFTAVSAAAFAFVGAASAQETLEMTSGYSKNLPILGTAAVNFVDKINSISDSVAFEHFDPGELVPALEMLDAVSNGSVDAAYSTSGYWQGKMPAAGLFAAVPFGPEPGEMLAWMLYDDGMKLFQEMYDTNGYNVHVVLCGSYAPETSGWFKKEINSLDDLKGLNMRFFGLGAEVMQKLGVSTSLLGAGDIFPALERGAIDATEFSMPIVDANLGFYNIAKYNYFPGWHQPATMFELLINKDRWEDLDEKSQKQIEIACMANLTDNFAEGEAKNFPAMVENVEQHGVTIKNWTPEQLKQFETAWLEVVEELKAEDEMFAKAWADLSEFRAGYKTWFNNIYLPRPWN, encoded by the coding sequence ATGATCAACAAGACCTTCACGGCCGTTTCGGCCGCCGCCTTCGCATTTGTCGGTGCGGCCTCGGCGCAGGAAACGCTCGAGATGACCTCGGGCTATTCCAAGAACCTGCCGATCCTCGGCACCGCCGCCGTCAACTTCGTCGACAAGATCAACTCGATCTCCGACAGCGTGGCCTTCGAACATTTCGATCCGGGTGAACTCGTCCCCGCGCTCGAGATGCTGGATGCCGTGTCGAACGGCTCGGTGGACGCGGCCTATTCGACCTCGGGCTACTGGCAGGGCAAGATGCCCGCCGCCGGCCTCTTTGCCGCCGTGCCCTTCGGCCCCGAGCCCGGCGAGATGCTCGCCTGGATGCTCTACGACGACGGCATGAAGCTGTTCCAGGAAATGTACGACACCAACGGCTACAACGTGCACGTGGTGCTCTGCGGCTCCTACGCCCCCGAGACCTCGGGCTGGTTCAAGAAGGAGATCAACTCGCTCGACGATCTCAAGGGCCTGAACATGCGCTTCTTCGGCCTCGGCGCCGAGGTGATGCAGAAGCTGGGCGTGTCGACCTCGCTGCTCGGCGCGGGCGACATCTTCCCGGCGCTGGAGCGCGGCGCGATCGACGCGACCGAGTTCTCGATGCCGATCGTGGACGCCAACCTCGGCTTCTACAACATCGCCAAGTACAACTACTTCCCCGGCTGGCACCAGCCCGCCACCATGTTCGAACTGCTGATCAACAAGGATCGCTGGGAAGACCTCGACGAGAAGAGCCAGAAGCAGATCGAGATCGCCTGCATGGCCAACCTCACCGACAACTTCGCGGAAGGTGAAGCCAAGAACTTCCCGGCCATGGTCGAGAACGTCGAGCAGCATGGCGTGACGATCAAGAACTGGACCCCCGAGCAGCTCAAGCAGTTCGAGACCGCCTGGCTCGAGGTCGTGGAAGAGCTGAAGGCCGAGGACGAGATGTTCGCCAAGGCCTGGGCCGACCTGAGCGAGTTCCGCGCGGGCTACAAGACCTGGTTCAACAACATCTACCTGCCGCGCCCCTGGAATTGA
- the purM gene encoding phosphoribosylformylglycinamidine cyclo-ligase yields the protein MTEGKNGITYADAGVDIDAGNALVERIKPAAKRTNRSGTVSGLGGFGALFDLKGAGYQDPILVAATDGVGTKLRIAIDTGHVDGVGIDLVAMCVNDLVCQGAEPLFFLDYFATGKLDTDSAARVIEGIAEGCVRSGCALIGGETAEMPGMYPAGDFDLAGFAVGAMERGSDLPRDVAVGDVLLGLASDGVHSNGYSLVRKLVEVSSLGWEADCPWAEGSLGEVLLTPTRLYVKQALAAVRAGGVHALAHITGGGLTENLPRVLPEGCGATIDLGAWELPPVFKWMAGVGGIAEREMLKTFNCGIGMILSVSADRAEALKALLEAEGETVFTLGTVTEGQGVAYEGALK from the coding sequence ATGACCGAAGGTAAGAACGGCATCACCTATGCGGATGCAGGCGTGGATATCGATGCGGGCAACGCGCTGGTGGAGCGGATCAAGCCGGCGGCCAAGCGGACCAACCGCAGCGGCACCGTCTCGGGTCTGGGCGGCTTCGGCGCGCTCTTCGACCTGAAGGGCGCGGGCTACCAGGACCCGATCCTCGTCGCGGCGACCGACGGCGTGGGCACCAAGCTGCGCATCGCGATCGACACCGGCCACGTCGACGGCGTCGGCATCGACCTCGTCGCCATGTGCGTGAACGACCTTGTCTGCCAGGGCGCCGAGCCGCTGTTCTTCCTCGACTACTTCGCCACCGGCAAGCTCGACACCGACAGCGCCGCGCGCGTCATCGAGGGCATCGCCGAGGGCTGCGTGCGCTCGGGCTGCGCGCTGATCGGCGGCGAGACCGCCGAGATGCCCGGCATGTACCCGGCGGGCGACTTCGACCTCGCGGGCTTTGCCGTGGGCGCGATGGAGCGCGGCTCGGACCTGCCGCGCGACGTGGCCGTGGGCGACGTGCTGCTCGGCCTCGCCTCGGACGGCGTGCACTCGAACGGCTACAGCCTCGTGCGCAAGCTGGTCGAGGTCTCGAGCCTGGGCTGGGAGGCCGACTGCCCCTGGGCCGAGGGCTCGCTGGGCGAGGTGCTGCTGACCCCGACGCGGCTCTACGTGAAGCAGGCGCTGGCGGCGGTCCGCGCCGGCGGCGTGCACGCGCTGGCGCATATCACCGGCGGCGGCCTCACCGAGAACCTGCCGCGCGTGCTGCCCGAGGGCTGCGGCGCGACCATCGACCTCGGCGCCTGGGAGCTTCCGCCGGTCTTCAAGTGGATGGCCGGCGTCGGCGGCATCGCCGAGCGCGAGATGCTGAAGACCTTCAACTGCGGCATCGGCATGATCCTGTCGGTCTCGGCCGACCGTGCCGAGGCGCTGAAGGCGCTGCTCGAGGCCGAGGGCGAGACCGTCTTCACCCTCGGCACCGTGACCGAGGGGCAGGGCGTTGCCTACGAGGGCGCGCTTAAGTGA
- the purN gene encoding phosphoribosylglycinamide formyltransferase produces the protein MKRVAIFISGGGSNMVTLAESMTGDHPARPVLVLSNNADAGGLRKAEAMGIPTAVVDHRPFKGDRPGFEAALQAELDKAQPDILCLAGFMRVLTAGFVEPWKGRMLNIHPSLLPKYRGLHTHARALEAGDAEHGCTVHEVTPELDDGPLLGQARVPVLAGDTPDSLAARVLEMEHRLYPAVLRRFAAGDRTPVLLP, from the coding sequence GTGAAACGCGTCGCGATCTTCATCTCGGGCGGCGGCTCCAACATGGTGACGCTGGCCGAGAGCATGACCGGGGATCACCCCGCGCGTCCGGTGCTGGTGCTGTCGAACAACGCCGATGCGGGCGGGCTGAGGAAGGCCGAGGCGATGGGCATTCCCACCGCCGTCGTCGACCACCGCCCGTTCAAGGGCGACCGTCCCGGCTTCGAGGCGGCGCTGCAGGCCGAGCTCGACAAGGCGCAGCCCGACATCCTCTGCCTTGCGGGGTTCATGCGCGTGCTGACCGCCGGCTTCGTCGAGCCGTGGAAGGGGCGGATGCTGAACATCCACCCCTCGCTGCTGCCGAAGTACCGCGGGCTGCACACCCATGCGCGGGCGCTGGAGGCGGGCGATGCCGAGCATGGCTGCACCGTGCACGAGGTCACGCCCGAGCTTGACGACGGCCCGCTGCTGGGACAGGCGCGGGTGCCGGTGCTGGCAGGCGATACGCCCGACAGCCTCGCCGCGCGCGTCCTCGAGATGGAGCACAGGCTCTACCCGGCGGTGCTGCGCCGCTTCGCCGCGGGCGACCGCACGCCGGTGCTTCTGCCTTAA